In the genome of Desulfovibrio desulfuricans, one region contains:
- the sfsA gene encoding DNA/RNA nuclease SfsA: MSSEPKNAAHAAAVDLSQPSCAAAPNSASTPPLLPLPPHCIVAAFVARRKRFSVLLQHQGADLWVHSNNSGSMLGLCLPGAPVLASPASNPDRKLKYTQECVWLARRAVPELVENAHESGSYESGAHSPASGFWVGVNTSTPNRMLEAAFHARRLPFAQGYTTLVREAKRGQSRLDGLLTAPDLPPLWVECKNVTMVEDNAACFPDAASERGQKHLRELMDIVACGERAAMFYLVQRPDGECFAPADFIDPAYAALFYEALSAGVEMYPFRALVSPAGIDLGPMLPVRPQHP; the protein is encoded by the coding sequence ATGAGCTCTGAACCCAAAAATGCAGCACATGCAGCCGCTGTCGATCTCTCCCAGCCTTCATGCGCAGCCGCGCCCAACTCTGCGAGCACTCCTCCGCTGCTGCCCTTGCCGCCCCACTGCATTGTGGCCGCCTTTGTGGCGCGCCGCAAACGCTTCAGCGTGCTGTTGCAGCATCAGGGCGCAGACCTGTGGGTGCACAGCAACAATTCGGGCAGCATGCTGGGTCTGTGCCTGCCGGGCGCGCCGGTGCTGGCATCCCCGGCAAGCAACCCTGACCGCAAGCTCAAATATACGCAGGAATGCGTGTGGCTGGCGCGCAGGGCCGTGCCAGAACTGGTTGAGAACGCGCACGAATCTGGCTCATACGAATCTGGCGCTCACTCCCCTGCCAGCGGCTTCTGGGTTGGCGTGAACACAAGCACCCCCAACCGCATGCTTGAGGCGGCTTTTCACGCGCGCCGCCTGCCCTTTGCCCAAGGCTACACCACCCTCGTGCGCGAGGCCAAACGCGGACAAAGCAGGCTGGACGGCCTGCTCACGGCCCCCGATCTGCCGCCCCTGTGGGTGGAGTGCAAAAACGTCACGATGGTGGAAGACAACGCCGCGTGCTTCCCCGATGCCGCCAGCGAACGCGGGCAAAAACACCTGCGCGAACTTATGGACATTGTGGCCTGCGGCGAACGCGCCGCCATGTTCTATCTGGTGCAGCGCCCGGACGGAGAATGCTTTGCTCCGGCGGATTTCATTGATCCAGCCTACGCCGCCCTGTTTTACGAAGCGCTCTCCGCAGGGGTGGAGATGTATCCCTTCCGCGCACTCGTCAGCCCTGCGGGCATAGACCTTGGCCCCATGCTGCCCGTGCGTCCGCAGCACCCGTAA
- a CDS encoding DODA-type extradiol aromatic ring-opening family dioxygenase: MTMPAFYIPHGGGPCFFMDWMPPDTWNALGGWMRSIPATLPQQPRAQIVFSAHWEQSEFTLLTTRTPGLYYDYYDFPPHTYELQWPAPPAPELFDRVGQCMRSAGLPLAEDTTRDFDHGVFVPGLLMYPEAQMPTIQISLRRGLDPLEHLALGRALAPLRDEGVLFVGSGMSFHNMRAFRYGDNTPIEGADVFDNWLADAVCNPNAAMRNAALAEWEKAPGARFAHPREEHLIPLMVIAGAAGAAQGKLAWHGRAMGAPLSAFSFD, translated from the coding sequence ATGACCATGCCCGCATTTTACATCCCCCACGGCGGCGGCCCCTGCTTTTTTATGGACTGGATGCCGCCGGACACCTGGAATGCCCTTGGCGGCTGGATGCGCTCCATCCCGGCAACGTTGCCGCAACAGCCAAGGGCGCAGATTGTATTCTCCGCCCATTGGGAGCAGTCGGAATTTACCCTGCTGACCACGCGGACCCCTGGCCTGTATTACGATTACTACGACTTTCCGCCGCATACCTATGAGTTGCAGTGGCCTGCGCCGCCAGCGCCGGAACTGTTTGACCGTGTGGGCCAGTGCATGCGCTCGGCAGGGTTGCCGCTGGCAGAGGACACAACGCGGGACTTTGACCACGGCGTGTTTGTGCCGGGCCTGTTGATGTATCCAGAGGCGCAGATGCCCACGATACAAATATCGCTGCGGCGGGGGCTTGATCCGCTGGAGCATCTGGCTCTGGGGCGGGCGCTGGCCCCGCTGCGCGATGAGGGCGTGCTGTTTGTGGGCAGCGGCATGAGCTTTCACAACATGCGGGCCTTCCGCTACGGGGATAACACGCCCATTGAAGGGGCGGATGTTTTTGACAACTGGCTGGCGGATGCCGTGTGCAACCCCAATGCCGCCATGCGCAACGCTGCCCTTGCGGAATGGGAAAAGGCCCCCGGTGCGCGCTTTGCCCACCCGCGCGAGGAGCATCTGATCCCGCTGATGGTGATTGCAGGAGCTGCCGGAGCCGCGCAGGGCAAGCTTGCCTGGCACGGCAGGGCTATGGGCGCACCGCTCTCGGCATTTTCTTTTGACTAG
- a CDS encoding 4Fe-4S dicluster domain-containing protein, which produces MALTRRNFLVGAASAAGIAAAGLDARAETNGASASAQHAEYATLLDIEKCIGCGQCVEGCRERNGSRYPEVKKPLPVMFPPGTKDEDWSGKRDVDDRLTPYNWLYIESVTVQKDGAPLELHIPRRCLHCTNPPCANLCPWGAASRQPETGTVSIDSQTCLGGAKCRTVCPWHIPQRQSGVGLYLDLMPRFAGNGIMYKCDRCADSFAHGQLPACVEVCPQQVQTIGPRDEILAQARKLAQERGAYLYGVTENGGTNTFYLSPVPFSELAVQAKPGPGKPTFAPVADSMAQAGNLTRMLMTAPLVGVAGALVSAARQGQGPNHTQARPQGALHDPKAEAALSGGLLKKLWVTVALLLGFTGMMQLPVASRYGIAKVPGLTWTGDFYTTLNVHYILAALLLAMGLYWLTLQVRGRLRGRLAYWGKVRLAVLGVVVLSGMARVAKNLPSITFSPGMTTFIDLVHLGFAVLLGVLCLWLWVTGRGAWREDG; this is translated from the coding sequence ATGGCACTGACCCGACGTAATTTTCTGGTGGGCGCGGCCTCTGCGGCAGGCATTGCGGCTGCGGGGCTGGATGCCCGGGCCGAAACCAATGGCGCGAGCGCCTCTGCCCAGCATGCGGAATACGCGACCCTGCTCGACATTGAAAAATGCATTGGCTGTGGGCAGTGCGTGGAGGGCTGCCGCGAGCGTAACGGGAGCCGCTATCCGGAAGTCAAAAAGCCCCTGCCGGTCATGTTTCCGCCCGGAACCAAGGATGAAGACTGGTCTGGCAAGCGGGATGTGGACGACAGGCTCACGCCCTATAACTGGCTGTATATTGAGAGCGTTACCGTGCAAAAGGACGGCGCGCCGCTTGAACTGCACATCCCCCGCCGCTGCCTGCACTGCACAAATCCGCCCTGCGCCAACCTCTGCCCATGGGGCGCGGCCAGCCGCCAGCCAGAGACCGGCACGGTGAGCATAGACAGCCAGACCTGTCTTGGCGGGGCAAAATGCCGCACGGTCTGCCCCTGGCACATCCCGCAGCGGCAATCGGGCGTGGGGCTGTATCTTGACCTCATGCCGCGCTTTGCCGGCAACGGCATCATGTACAAATGCGACCGCTGCGCAGACAGCTTTGCCCACGGCCAACTGCCCGCCTGTGTGGAGGTTTGCCCCCAGCAGGTGCAGACCATTGGCCCGCGCGATGAGATTCTGGCGCAGGCCCGCAAGCTGGCGCAGGAGCGCGGCGCGTACCTTTATGGCGTGACGGAAAACGGCGGCACCAATACTTTTTATCTGTCGCCCGTGCCGTTTTCCGAACTGGCGGTGCAGGCCAAACCCGGCCCCGGCAAGCCCACCTTTGCCCCGGTGGCGGACTCCATGGCACAGGCTGGCAACCTCACCCGCATGCTGATGACGGCTCCGCTGGTGGGCGTGGCAGGGGCGCTGGTGAGCGCGGCACGCCAGGGGCAAGGCCCGAACCACACGCAGGCCCGCCCTCAGGGTGCGCTGCATGACCCCAAGGCGGAAGCGGCCCTCTCCGGCGGCTTGCTCAAGAAGCTGTGGGTGACCGTGGCCCTGCTGCTCGGCTTTACGGGCATGATGCAACTGCCCGTGGCAAGCCGATACGGCATTGCCAAAGTTCCCGGCCTCACATGGACAGGCGATTTTTACACCACGCTGAACGTCCACTATATTCTGGCTGCCCTGCTGCTGGCGATGGGCCTGTATTGGCTGACCCTGCAAGTGCGCGGCAGGCTGCGGGGCCGCCTTGCCTACTGGGGCAAGGTGCGGCTGGCAGTGCTGGGGGTTGTGGTGCTGAGCGGCATGGCCCGCGTTGCCAAAAACCTGCCATCCATCACGTTTTCGCCGGGTATGACAACCTTTATTGACCTTGTGCATCTTGGTTTTGCCGTGCTGCTCGGCGTGCTCTGCCTCTGGCTGTGGGTAACAGGGCGCGGCGCATGGCGCGAGGATGGATAA
- a CDS encoding L-2-amino-thiazoline-4-carboxylic acid hydrolase translates to MHHVTMLPRYTRRAFCSFALGTCAGLLLPCSCMASIAQGIGKPVSDEALKAEFAGMCAGAEQMLAGQRPAEDLRAMFAQARQAHARLLPLPDIGGPENLTYPSFLVGPQYAALYTAMRPHGFSARDVGKLVYDLAVYSFEEQKEAYRANGQRFFTPEYFALLQGWAMRSQQRRYPLDWVQTVFQGDGRDFDIGVNYTECGLMKYFASLGMPELAPYPCRVDFPTARAEGTGLARTSTLAEGGKVCDFRYKQGRKTTQGWDMA, encoded by the coding sequence ATGCACCATGTCACTATGCTTCCACGCTATACCCGGCGCGCATTTTGCTCCTTTGCGCTGGGAACCTGCGCCGGTCTGCTGCTGCCCTGTTCCTGTATGGCCTCCATTGCGCAGGGCATCGGCAAGCCGGTGAGCGATGAGGCCCTCAAAGCCGAATTTGCGGGCATGTGCGCCGGGGCGGAGCAGATGCTTGCCGGGCAGCGGCCAGCGGAAGATTTGCGCGCCATGTTTGCCCAGGCAAGGCAGGCCCATGCCCGTCTGTTGCCTCTGCCGGATATTGGCGGGCCGGAAAACCTGACCTATCCCAGCTTTCTGGTAGGGCCGCAGTATGCGGCGCTGTACACGGCCATGCGCCCGCACGGATTCAGCGCCAGGGATGTGGGCAAGCTTGTGTACGATCTGGCGGTCTACAGTTTTGAGGAGCAGAAGGAAGCGTACCGCGCCAACGGGCAGCGGTTTTTTACGCCGGAGTATTTTGCCCTGTTGCAGGGCTGGGCCATGCGCAGCCAGCAGCGGCGCTACCCGCTGGATTGGGTGCAGACAGTATTTCAGGGTGATGGGCGCGATTTTGATATCGGCGTAAACTACACGGAATGCGGGCTGATGAAGTATTTTGCCTCGCTGGGCATGCCCGAGCTGGCTCCTTATCCCTGCCGGGTGGACTTTCCCACCGCAAGGGCGGAAGGCACGGGCCTTGCGCGCACCTCAACACTGGCTGAGGGCGGCAAGGTATGCGACTTCCGCTACAAGCAGGGACGGAAAACAACCCAGGGATGGGACATGGCGTGA
- a CDS encoding pyridoxal phosphate-dependent aminotransferase: protein MQISDRLSSIKPSLTLSVNSRALELKAQGISVISLAVGEPDFPTPKHVCEAAKAAIDDNFCRYTAVPGIPELRKAAGAYFERNYGVPVPMESIVIGAGGKHCLYNFMQATLNPGDEVLVPAPYWLSYPDMVMLTGATPVPVLAGPEQGFKVTPAMLEAHTTDKTKLLILNSPSNPTGAVYTEAEFTAIMDWAIARGLFVLSDEIYDQLVFAPAKMTSAIRWFAKYPEQVAVLNGLSKSYAMTGWRVGFLAAHPTLIKKISAMQGHSTSNICSIAQKAGLAALTGSMECVDKMREAFVRRRDFAMKIIEGWPFAICPKPDGAFYLFLDVSKCYGGSVHNSTDLCTLLLDKAHVAVVPGAAFGDDKCIRFSYAVGDEVLKGALESIGAVLAELAAEPK, encoded by the coding sequence ATGCAGATTTCAGACCGTCTGAGCAGTATCAAACCTTCTCTGACACTCAGTGTCAACAGCCGCGCCCTCGAGCTTAAGGCCCAGGGCATTTCAGTAATCAGCCTTGCCGTGGGCGAGCCGGACTTTCCCACGCCCAAACACGTTTGCGAGGCTGCCAAAGCGGCTATTGACGACAATTTTTGCCGCTACACCGCCGTGCCGGGCATTCCCGAACTCCGCAAGGCTGCGGGCGCGTATTTTGAAAGAAACTACGGCGTTCCGGTTCCAATGGAATCCATTGTTATCGGCGCGGGCGGCAAGCACTGCCTCTATAATTTCATGCAGGCGACGCTCAACCCCGGCGACGAGGTGCTTGTGCCTGCCCCGTACTGGCTCAGCTACCCCGATATGGTCATGCTGACCGGCGCAACCCCCGTGCCTGTGCTGGCCGGGCCGGAGCAGGGCTTCAAGGTGACGCCCGCCATGCTTGAGGCGCATACCACGGATAAAACCAAGCTGCTCATTCTGAACTCGCCCAGCAATCCCACTGGCGCGGTCTACACCGAGGCCGAGTTTACAGCCATTATGGATTGGGCCATCGCGCGCGGGCTGTTTGTGCTCTCTGATGAAATTTACGACCAGCTTGTGTTCGCCCCTGCCAAAATGACCAGCGCCATCCGCTGGTTTGCCAAGTATCCAGAGCAGGTGGCCGTGCTCAACGGCCTCTCGAAGAGCTACGCCATGACAGGCTGGCGCGTGGGCTTTTTGGCTGCGCACCCGACCCTGATCAAAAAGATATCGGCCATGCAGGGCCACAGCACCTCGAATATCTGCTCCATCGCGCAGAAGGCGGGCCTTGCGGCCCTGACCGGCAGCATGGAATGCGTGGACAAAATGCGCGAGGCCTTTGTGCGGCGGCGCGATTTTGCCATGAAGATCATTGAGGGCTGGCCCTTTGCCATCTGCCCCAAGCCTGATGGCGCGTTCTACCTCTTTTTGGACGTCTCCAAGTGCTATGGCGGCAGCGTGCACAACTCCACCGACCTTTGCACCCTGCTGCTCGACAAAGCCCACGTGGCCGTGGTGCCGGGCGCGGCCTTTGGCGACGACAAGTGCATCCGCTTCTCGTATGCTGTGGGAGACGAAGTGCTCAAGGGCGCGCTGGAGAGCATTGGCGCAGTGCTTGCCGAGCTGGCTGCGGAGCCTAAATAG
- a CDS encoding GyrI-like domain-containing protein, whose translation MPMPFAVVVLQHHSVRLFGVRIHTTLHNAPQECPRLWNEVFTPRMPELSGKPSNTYQGPSYGLSLFTDHAGLAFDYWAAMEAPELAAPPAGMDAVTLPGGLYACCRIPAAGMLQEAYDYMYDEWPQTPGGYTVLADKPCFERYDSRFFQSGTHDVYVPVLPRED comes from the coding sequence ATGCCAATGCCTTTTGCCGTTGTGGTGTTGCAGCACCACAGTGTCCGCCTTTTCGGTGTGCGCATCCACACAACCCTGCACAACGCCCCGCAGGAATGCCCCCGGCTGTGGAATGAGGTCTTTACCCCCCGCATGCCAGAGCTGAGCGGCAAGCCCAGCAATACCTATCAGGGGCCGTCTTATGGGCTTTCCTTGTTTACAGACCATGCGGGGCTGGCTTTTGATTACTGGGCTGCAATGGAAGCTCCGGAACTTGCCGCGCCTCCCGCAGGCATGGACGCGGTAACCCTGCCGGGCGGTCTCTATGCCTGTTGCCGCATCCCCGCCGCAGGCATGCTTCAGGAAGCATACGACTACATGTATGACGAATGGCCTCAAACGCCGGGCGGCTATACCGTTCTTGCCGACAAGCCCTGCTTTGAGCGCTACGACAGCCGCTTTTTTCAGTCCGGCACCCACGATGTCTATGTGCCCGTGCTGCCCCGCGAAGACTAG
- a CDS encoding methylated-DNA--[protein]-cysteine S-methyltransferase: MNSKQKKEPPHAAHALTREVPLIGAVRIVERGGSIVRLDLGPTAPFEALKNTTEQETPLLREAFKQLDEYLTGKRRDFDLPLAPEGTDFQRGVWRTLQTIPYGQTRSYRQVAEAANCPKGYRAVGLANNRNPIAIFIPCHRVIGADGSMVGYGGGLPIKEALLHLEGYM; the protein is encoded by the coding sequence ATGAACAGCAAACAAAAAAAAGAACCTCCCCATGCGGCGCATGCGCTGACGCGCGAAGTGCCGCTCATCGGCGCCGTGCGTATTGTGGAGCGCGGGGGAAGCATAGTCCGACTTGATCTTGGCCCCACGGCTCCTTTTGAAGCATTGAAAAATACCACGGAGCAGGAAACACCCCTGTTGCGTGAGGCCTTTAAGCAGCTTGACGAATATCTGACCGGGAAGCGCCGCGATTTTGATTTGCCCCTTGCCCCGGAGGGCACGGACTTTCAGCGCGGCGTGTGGCGTACCCTGCAAACGATACCCTACGGGCAGACCCGCAGCTACAGGCAGGTAGCCGAAGCCGCCAATTGCCCCAAGGGATACCGCGCGGTGGGCCTTGCCAATAATCGCAACCCCATTGCCATATTCATTCCCTGCCACCGCGTTATCGGCGCGGACGGCAGCATGGTTGGCTACGGCGGCGGATTGCCGATCAAGGAAGCCCTGTTGCATCTGGAGGGTTACATGTAG
- a CDS encoding DUF4910 domain-containing protein yields MTSFHDFLRSLFPICRSITGNGVRQTLRMLQEELPGLRTFEVASGSKVFDWTVPDEWNIRGARLTGPSGEVIADFADTNLHVMGYSEPVDCDISLEDLQNHLHSLPEMPNAIPYITSYYARRWGFCIKHDERQKLAPGMYHASIDSTLAPGHLTYGDLVIPGQCEKEIFLSTYICHPSMANNELSGPVVATALAQWVAQRPRRYTYRFAFVPETIGSITYLSRNHEALRRNVVAGFNLTCMGDERAYSYLPSRKGNTLADKAALHVLHHFAPDFIRYTFLDRESDERQYCAPGIDLPLCSVMRSKYHVYPEYHTSLDDCSLVTQKGLEGSVNIMTRILEALEENVTYEPRVLCEPQLGKCGLYPTLSTKTSCTEQVNLMMDLLAYADGETTLLEEADIVGRDIFRCAETMRKLVEKDVLAVKTC; encoded by the coding sequence ATGACGAGCTTCCATGACTTTCTTCGCAGTCTTTTTCCCATATGCCGCAGTATTACGGGCAACGGGGTGCGGCAGACGTTGCGCATGTTGCAGGAAGAATTACCGGGATTACGTACCTTTGAGGTAGCGTCTGGATCCAAGGTTTTTGACTGGACAGTGCCGGACGAATGGAACATCAGGGGCGCGCGGCTGACTGGCCCATCGGGTGAAGTGATTGCCGACTTTGCCGACACCAATCTGCATGTGATGGGGTATTCCGAACCCGTTGACTGCGACATTTCGCTGGAGGATCTGCAAAATCATTTGCATTCCCTGCCCGAAATGCCCAATGCCATTCCTTACATCACATCATATTATGCCCGGCGCTGGGGATTCTGCATCAAGCACGACGAGCGGCAAAAGCTGGCCCCCGGCATGTACCACGCCTCCATAGATTCCACTCTGGCTCCGGGGCATCTGACATACGGCGACCTCGTGATTCCAGGCCAGTGCGAAAAAGAAATTTTTCTTTCCACCTACATCTGCCATCCGTCCATGGCCAACAACGAGCTTTCCGGCCCGGTGGTGGCCACGGCCCTTGCGCAGTGGGTGGCGCAGCGCCCGCGCCGCTACACCTACCGTTTTGCCTTTGTGCCGGAAACCATCGGCTCCATCACCTATCTGAGCCGCAACCACGAGGCCTTGCGCCGCAATGTGGTGGCGGGCTTCAACCTCACCTGTATGGGCGATGAACGGGCCTATTCCTATCTGCCCAGCCGCAAGGGCAACACTCTGGCCGACAAGGCCGCCCTGCACGTGTTGCACCATTTTGCACCCGATTTTATCCGCTACACCTTTCTTGACCGCGAGAGCGACGAGCGCCAGTACTGCGCGCCCGGCATCGACCTGCCCCTGTGCAGCGTCATGCGCAGCAAATACCACGTCTATCCCGAGTACCACACCTCGCTGGACGACTGCTCGCTTGTCACGCAAAAGGGGCTTGAAGGCAGCGTGAACATCATGACGCGCATCCTTGAAGCGCTGGAAGAAAACGTCACCTACGAGCCGCGTGTGCTGTGCGAACCGCAGTTGGGCAAGTGCGGCCTCTACCCCACGCTGAGCACAAAAACTTCCTGTACGGAACAGGTCAATCTGATGATGGATCTGCTGGCCTATGCCGATGGCGAAACCACGCTGCTTGAAGAAGCAGACATTGTGGGCAGGGATATTTTTCGCTGTGCGGAAACCATGCGCAAGCTGGTTGAAAAGGACGTGCTGGCGGTCAAAACCTGCTGA